AAAGCGTCGCAAACCGTCTTATATGAGGTGCTGACTGCAATTACAAAGCTGATCTCACCAATTCTGCCTCATACGGCTGATGAAGTGTGGAAATATATCCCGGGCATTACGCTTCCGACCGTGCAAATTGCTGAGCTGCCTGAGGTTCAAACTACCCTTTACGACGATAAATTGGAGCAAAAATGGAACAGTTTCCTGGATGTGCGAGATGAGGTTCTTAAAGCTTTGGAAGAGGCTAGACAGCAAAAAGTGATTGGTAATTCTCTTGGAGCTGCTGTGCATCTATATCCTAGTGAAGAGGTATACAATCTGTTAAGCGGGTTCGAGCAGCTGGATCAATTGTTTATTGTTTCCGCAGTGAAGGTTCACTTGCCAACGGAACCTAAGCCAGAAGGTGTCACCTATTTGAAGGATACGGTTATTCAAATTGCTGTCGCAGAAGGAGAGAAATGCGAACGCTGCTGGATAGTTACACCTGAAGTAGGACAAAGTAAAGAGCATCCGACACTCTGTGTCCGATGCAATGATGTAGTTACTGCACATTACCACGAGTAATTGGAGCAAACAGGCAAACGAGTTATTTTCCCTCGTGGGGGTCGCTCGTTTAGCCTGTCTCCTTTATTTATCGAGATCAAACTCGCTTTCCGGCTCCAAAGAGTGATCTCCTTCGCCGCTGCTCATATAGTCGCGGTACGCTTTGTTTCTAACAATATTAACGTGTTCGCCATACATGTCAGTTGCTATGAAGCTTTCAAAGGATTCTACAAAGCCTTCATGTTCATCAGCTTCGATATACATGTCTTTGTAGTCGTCAACATTCGGATCTTCAGCGAAAGCGGGCGTGTTCGACGTACCCCAGCTTTCCACGATTTGCCAAGCGTCTTCTCCATCGAATCCGTTTTGAGTGTCTAGTTCATCCAAGCTTGTACGCCCAAATGGAGGCTGGAGGAACTTTTCTTCTACAGGTCTGCGTTCGGATTCATGTGGGTCAGGCACGTGATCAATGCTGTAAAGTGTAGTGGGAATAGCCTGAAGCCTTTCAAAAGGAATCGGCTTTTGGCTCAAGATACAAATACCGTAGTTTCCTTTTTCCATTCGATCGAGAGCTTCATTGACTTGACGGAGATGGAACTCGGCATGCTCATTTAATGAGATATCTTTGCCTCTCTCGTAAATTTCAGTACCAATGTCACCCGGATGATTGTCATACATGGAGAGTTCGCCCGTATTTTCAATGAAGGATTGGGATAAGCCGTAATTATCGTTTCGGTCAAAGTGCCGTTCCAGATAGAGCTTTTCTTCCAAAAGTTGCAGTTTCAACTCTCTTAGTTGCTGTTCGGTAAGATGATTCATGATTGCAGCTCCCTTCTTACAGGTGTTCCATAATCGTTATCATTCCGAGCAATGATCTTTTTTAGTGAGGTAATTGTTTCAAATCACGGCAAGTCCTCAGAATAAGCTTGAAGTCATTCTACTTAAGGAAAAGCATAGGAGGGAAGTCCGTTGAAATCCGTGAAAT
This genomic window from Paenibacillus hexagrammi contains:
- a CDS encoding TraR/DksA C4-type zinc finger protein; amino-acid sequence: MNHLTEQQLRELKLQLLEEKLYLERHFDRNDNYGLSQSFIENTGELSMYDNHPGDIGTEIYERGKDISLNEHAEFHLRQVNEALDRMEKGNYGICILSQKPIPFERLQAIPTTLYSIDHVPDPHESERRPVEEKFLQPPFGRTSLDELDTQNGFDGEDAWQIVESWGTSNTPAFAEDPNVDDYKDMYIEADEHEGFVESFESFIATDMYGEHVNIVRNKAYRDYMSSGEGDHSLEPESEFDLDK